The window GCGCGCCATATGAGTGGACGGCAGTGGTCCAGGGACCTGGCCATGGGGGCCCGGTTCGCCTTCACCGGCGGGCGGGACGGGTGGGCGCGGATGCTGCTCACCGCCGTCGGCGTGGGGCTCGGTGTGGCACTGCTGCTGCTCGCCACCGCGCTGCCGAACGCGCTGGCCGTCCGGCACGACCGGGAGGACGCGCGCACCGACCTCACGTTCGGAACGCAGCGCGCGCTCGGCGAGTCGCCGCTGCGGAAGGCGGACGACACGCTGCTGGTCGGCTGGGCCGGGACGACCTTCCGCGACAAGGAGGTGCGCGGCCGGTCGTTGCAGCCCGAGGGGCCGAAGGCGCCCCTGCCGCCGGGGATCTCGCGGTTCCCGGGGGCGGGCGAGATGGTGGTCTCCCCCGCGCTGAAGCGGCTGCTGGCCTCCGGCGAGGGGAAGATGCTGCGGGAGCGGCTGCCGGAGCGGATCGTCGGCACCATCGCCGAGCCCGGGCTGATCGGTGCCCAGGAGCTCGCCTTCTACCGCGGCGCCGACAACCTCGTGGTCAAGGAGAACAGCGGCGAGGTCGAGCGCATCGACCGATTCGGCACAGGGTACAAGACCCCGGAGAAAACGGACCCCGTCCTGGTCCTGCTCGCCCTCGTGGTGTTCCTGGTGCTGCTGCTGCCGGTCGGTGTGTTCATCGCCGCGGCCGTGCGGTTCGGCGGCGAGCGCCGCGACCGGCGACTCGCGGCCCTTCGGCTGGTGGGCTCGGACAGCCGGATGACCCGGCGGATCGCCGCCGGCGAAGCCTTCGCCGGCGCCGTGGCCGGCCTGGCCATCGGCACGGTCTTCTTCCTGCTCATCCGGGGACTCTCCGGGTCCGTGGACCTGTTCGATGTGAGCGTGTTCCCCAGCTATCTGACCCCCTCCCCCCTGCTCGCCCTGCTGGTCGCGGTCGCGGTCCCGGCGGCCGCCGTGCTGGTGACGCTATTCGCGCTGCGGAGTGTGGTGATCGAGCCGCTCGGCGTGGTGCGCACCGCGCAGCCCCCGCGGCGCCGGCTGTGGTGGCGGCTGCTGCTGCCGCTGGGCGGGATCGGCATGCTCTACCCGATGATCGGCAAGGACCGGTACGGCAAGGACTTCAACCAGTACCAGGTCACCGGTGGCGTCCTGCTGCTGCTCGTCGGGGTGACCGCGCTGCTGCCGTGGGTCGTGGAGACGGTCGTGAACCGGCTCGGCTCCGGCGGGGTCGCCTGGCAACTGGCCATCCGCCGACTTCAGTTGAGCAGCGGCACGGCCGCCCGCATGGTCAACGGCATCGCGGTCGCGGTGGCGGGCGCCATCGCCCTGCAGATGCTGTTCTCCGGGCTGCAGGGCCAGTACACCAAGCACACCACCAACGACGTCACCCGGGCCCAGATGCACGCGGACCTATGGGACAAGGTCCCGCTCGCCCAAGCTGCGGCCGGCTTCAAGGCGACCAAGGGTGTCGCGAAGGTCTACGCCTTCGACGAGGGCGTCGTCGGCAACCGGCGCAAGGCCGCCGACAACCAGGACTACGCCAATGTCACCATCGCCGACTGTGCGTCCCTGCGCACGGCGGCTTCCCTCCCCTCCTGCAAGGACGGTGACTCCTTCGTCCTCCGGGGTGGCGAGGCAGACGAGGAGGTGGCGCCCGGCATGTCCAAGCCCGGCAGCACGCTCTGGTTCGACACCACCGACGGATCCGGTGCCAAGCGGACGCCCTGGACCGTGCCGGCGGACCTGAAGCAGGCACGGGCGATCGCGGACCCGTCCGGGAACAAACGCAGTGGCCTGCTGCTGACGCCGGGCGCCCTGCGCCCGGGCGCCACACCTGCCCTCCACGGGCAGATCTACCTCGCGCTCGACCAGAAGCTGGCGGACGCACCCGACTACGCGCGGAACACGGCCCGCCGTCTCGGCCTGACCGGCGACCCGGTCATGCTGGTGTCCAGCAAGAGCAACGACACCTACGCCTCCATCCGCACCGGCCTGTTCGTCGGCGCCGCCTGCGTACTGGCGCTGATCGGCGCGAGTCTGCTGGTCTCGCAGCTGGAGCAGCTGCGCGAGCGCCGCAAGCTGCTGTCGTCGCTGATCGCCTTCGGCACCCGGCGCCGCACACTGACCCTGTCCGTGCTGTGGCAGACGGCAATCCCGATCGGCCTCGGCCTGGCACTGGCCACGGCGATCGGACTGACACTGGGCGCGGCACTGCTGAAGATGGCGGCCAAACCGGTGGGCGTGGACTGGGCGAGCGTACTGTCGATGACCGGCATCGCCACCGCCGTCGTCCTGCTGGTGACCATGCTCAGCCTGCCGCCGCTGCTACGGCTGATGCGGCCGGACGGGCTGCGCACCGAGTAAGACCACCGAAGGGCCCTTCCACCCGGGAAGGGCCCTTCGGGCCTCCCGGTGCAGCACCCGCACCCGCACCCGCAGCGACAGCGACAGCGACAGCGACAGGAAGGTCTCGCGCAGGGCGCCCGCCAGTGTCTCGCTGATGCCGGCGGGACACGCGACGACCACTTTCTACTCGGAGTGCTGATAGATCGCGGCCTGTTCGGAGGACTGACCTGCGTGGACCATCGTGTTTTGAGGGGGCGCCCGAGTGTGTCAGCGGGGTGTGTCCGGTGTGACGAAGTTCGTGGAACCGGAAGCCGTCCGGGAGGCCGACGGCCGCGCGAGCGCGTCGTCGCTTTCCGCCGACGGAGGTGTGCCGGAAGGGAACCTCTCTCTCGCCGAGGAAGACCAGTCCGTCGGACTCCACCTCGGCGTTCCAGGCGCAGCGCTGCGTCACCTCCTGGGGGAAGGAACTGCCCGTGCCGGCGGCGGTGAGGTCGAGCACCTGTAGGAAGCGCCGGTCGGCAGGGGACCGGCCGCATGGTGCGGCGTCGGCGATTGGGTGGACGGGCTACCGGGAGAACGAGAAGTACAGGGTTCGACCGTAGTCGCCCGTCGCTGTGGTGGGGCCGCCGCTGGGGCCGAGCGCGGCCGGTGGGTCGAACTTGGTGCCGATCGCCGGGATGGCGTCGAGGAAGGAGAGGTCGCCCTTCGGGAAGGGCGGCGCGGTGTGGCGGGGGTCGGGTCCGAACCGGGGTGTGAAGAGGCGCAGGTAGAGGTCCTCGTCCTCGCAGACCACGGTGATGCGTCCGGCGGTGGTGTGCAGGGACGCCCAGCGGACGCCCGCGTGGTAGCCCTTGAACTCCGGGTACACCCAGCCGTCGGCACCGGTCGCGGTGTCGTTGTACTGCTTCGTCCAGACGTCCGTCGCGACGCCGCGCAGCCGGTTCTTCCACACCCTGTGGGGTCCGTGGCCGAGCCATGTCACGC of the Streptomyces sp. T12 genome contains:
- a CDS encoding ABC transporter permease; translated protein: MSGRQWSRDLAMGARFAFTGGRDGWARMLLTAVGVGLGVALLLLATALPNALAVRHDREDARTDLTFGTQRALGESPLRKADDTLLVGWAGTTFRDKEVRGRSLQPEGPKAPLPPGISRFPGAGEMVVSPALKRLLASGEGKMLRERLPERIVGTIAEPGLIGAQELAFYRGADNLVVKENSGEVERIDRFGTGYKTPEKTDPVLVLLALVVFLVLLLPVGVFIAAAVRFGGERRDRRLAALRLVGSDSRMTRRIAAGEAFAGAVAGLAIGTVFFLLIRGLSGSVDLFDVSVFPSYLTPSPLLALLVAVAVPAAAVLVTLFALRSVVIEPLGVVRTAQPPRRRLWWRLLLPLGGIGMLYPMIGKDRYGKDFNQYQVTGGVLLLLVGVTALLPWVVETVVNRLGSGGVAWQLAIRRLQLSSGTAARMVNGIAVAVAGAIALQMLFSGLQGQYTKHTTNDVTRAQMHADLWDKVPLAQAAAGFKATKGVAKVYAFDEGVVGNRRKAADNQDYANVTIADCASLRTAASLPSCKDGDSFVLRGGEADEEVAPGMSKPGSTLWFDTTDGSGAKRTPWTVPADLKQARAIADPSGNKRSGLLLTPGALRPGATPALHGQIYLALDQKLADAPDYARNTARRLGLTGDPVMLVSSKSNDTYASIRTGLFVGAACVLALIGASLLVSQLEQLRERRKLLSSLIAFGTRRRTLTLSVLWQTAIPIGLGLALATAIGLTLGAALLKMAAKPVGVDWASVLSMTGIATAVVLLVTMLSLPPLLRLMRPDGLRTE